One Brassica oleracea var. oleracea cultivar TO1000 chromosome C7, BOL, whole genome shotgun sequence genomic window carries:
- the LOC106304838 gene encoding cannabidiolic acid synthase-like 1, whose product MESLSFLLSFSFFLLSLSPLVSSHVTNHDDFLNCLSRRINDNTTPSKVIHTSKDSSFFSILDSSTQNQRFSVPTTPKPVSIITPVQATDVQTVIRCARVHGIHVRTRSNGHGYEGQSYVAYNKPFVVIDLRYLRSITLDVDNRTGWVQTGATAGELYYEIGKTTKTLAFPAGTHPTVGVGGQFSGGGYGTLLRKYGLAADNVIDALVVDARGRILDRQAMGEDYFWAIRGGGGSSFGVVLSWKIRLVDVPLTVTVFKVSKTSENQAVQIINKWQYVADKVTDDLFIRATLERSNDNMVQASFSGLYLGPVNDLLTLMEVKFPILGLEAEDCTEMSWIESVLWFADYPKGESLGVLANRERSSLSFKGKDDFVQEPIPESAVRGLWRRLEAPEASLAKIILTPLGGKMSEIAEHETPFPHREGNLYEIQYLDHWKGEEDKNKRETQKYLNWVDSVYGFMTPYVSKSPRGAYVNFMDIDLGMYLGKEKSKYEEGKSWGVKYFKNNFERLVRVKTSVDPTDFFCDEQSIPALLESLNDM is encoded by the coding sequence ATGGAGTCATTAAGCTTCTTGCTCTCTTTCTCATTCTTTCTTCTGAGTCTTTCTCCTCTTGTTTCATCTCATGTCACTAACCACGACGACTTTCTTAATTGTCTTTCTCGCCGGATAAACGACAATACCACCCCATCCAAAGTCATACACACCTCCAAGGACTCTTCTTTTTTCTCCATCTTAGATTCTTCCACACAAAATCAAAGATTCTCCGTTCCCACAACACCTAAACCGGTCTCAATCATCACTCCGGTTCAGGCCACTGACGTTCAAACCGTGATTAGATGCGCGCGGGTGCATGGAATCCATGTAAGGACTCGGAGCAATGGTCACGGCTACGAAGGTCAATCTTATGTCGCGTACAACAAACCCTTTGTTGTCATTGATTTAAGGTATCTTCGGTCTATAACATTAGACGTTGATAACCGGACTGGTTGGGTCCAAACCGGAGCAACTGCTGGAGAGTTGTACTATGAGATTGGGAAAACCACCAAAACTCTTGCTTTCCCGGCTGGTACTCACCCAACCGTCGGCGTGGGAGGACAGTTCAGCGGCGGAGGTTACGGGACATTGCTTAGAAAATACGGTTTAGCTGCGGATAACGTGATCGACGCACTTGTGGTCGATGCACGTGGAAGGATTCTTGACCGGCAAGCAATGGGCGAGGACTACTTCTGGGCGATTCGTGGAGGTGGAGGATCGAGCTTTGGCGTTGTACTGTCCTGGAAGATTAGATTGGTAGATGTTCCGTTGACGGTAACGGTCTTTAAAGTCAGTAAAACATCGGAGAATCAGGCCGTTCAGATCATCAACAAGTGGCAGTATGTTGCCGATAAGGTTACTGATGATCTTTTCATCAGAGCAACTTTGGAGAGATCAAACGATAACATGGTTCAGGCTTCATTCAGCGGACTTTATCTTGGTCCGGTAAACGATCTGTTGACGTTGATGGAAGTGAAGTTTCCAATATTAGGTCTTGAGGCTGAAGACTGTACGGAAATGAGTTGGATTGAGTCTGTATTATGGTTTGCTGATTACCCTAAAGGAGAATCTCTTGGTGTTCTTGCAAACCGGGAGCGCTCGTCTCTATCTTTCAAAGGTAAAGATGATTTTGTCCAAGAACCGATACCTGAATCTGCCGTTCGTGGGCTATGGAGGCGACTAGAAGCGCCTGAGGCCAGTCTTGCAAAGATCATCTTAACTCCACTTGGTGGGAAAATGAGCGAAATCGCAGAGCACGAAACACCATTCCCACATCGAGAAGGGAATCTTTATGAGATTCAGTATTTGGATCACTGGAAAGGTGAAGAAGACAAGAACAAGAGGGAGACACAGAAGTATCTAAATTGGGTCGACAGCGTTTACGGTTTTATGACTCCCTACGTCTCGAAATCTCCAAGAGGGGCTTATGTTAATTTCATGGATATTGATTTGGGAATGTATCTTGGTAAGGAAAAGTCAAAGTACGAGGAAGGAAAGAGTTGGGGAGTGAAGTATTTTAAGAACAACTTCGAAAGATTGGTGAGAGTTAAAACAAGTGTTGATCCAACGGACTTCTTCTGCGATGAACAGAGCATTCCAGCACTGCTGGAATCCCTCAACGATATGTAA